The Lolium rigidum isolate FL_2022 chromosome 1, APGP_CSIRO_Lrig_0.1, whole genome shotgun sequence region CGCAAGCACGAGCCGGATAAGCTCAGCTTCTCCTGCGCTGACCTGATGAGTCCATCTATTGTGTGAGGAATCCATAGCACCACCCCCTCTTCGCGCTCGGAATCACTATCCCATGGATGGTTTGGAAACACGGAGCATCGTCGCGGGTGCAATGTATCTGCGAACGTAAGCATATTTTGTGGGGGTTCAGAAAGAAGCATAGGTCGACGTAATTTCACGGAGGTTTTGAGTTTATGAGCTTGCCTCTCACTTCATCGCCGCGGGCGGGGAACTTAGATAGCTCGTCCGATTTTGCTTGTTCCAAGAGCATCATAAGAGGCCTACGACCGTATTTGCGCCCCTCGTCTAGCGGAGTAGTGCCCCATCTGCATACATGGCAATTTCAATATCAAAGTAACACACTTGAAAGATGAACTTTTAgagcaggtgcttggtgagcaccCGTATCCACACCGTCTGTGCTGCATCAAGATTCGCGCAAGTTCTTTTTTTCCCCTCTcaaataattttttaattttgtatctctcacaccacacaTTGTTTAAACTCAAAaatttgcagatcacttaaacataacaattggaatgtgggaaaaatattttggattttttatgtcattatcaacatatgtatttcaagaattttttttgaattttaaataatttaaaatttaaatttgcacgGAAAAAATCAGAACTATTTTTCCTCCATTATATTTGTTATTTTCGAGTGACTTGCAAAAAAATTTAATCAAAATATTATATAATTTGAGAGATTAAAAAAAGTCAAAAATTGAGAAGGTGCGTGGAGCGCACCTGCTCCACCACACTTTTCCCAATATATTTTGGTGGTACCTGTCAGTTGTGAACACGCTTGCACCTGCGTCTACCAGCATCTTCGCCATCATGTACAAGCCCTCCGCGGCGGCTATGTGGAGTGGAGTGCGGTGGTCGTAGTCTTTTGAGTCTGGATCAGCACCGTAAGCTAGAGCCCTCCGAACAAAATCAGAGTCCCCCTTTGATACTGCCATGCAGAGATGGCTGCCACAGTTCTCGAGATTCAGCTTTGCTCCTTGGCTGAACAACAATGTGGCCACCCGGTCATGCCCCTGCTTCACTGCCTCCAGCAAAGGCGTGTTCCCAAACTTATCTAGTTTGGAGCGAAACACAAGTGTGTAATATGTGTGACCGATTTTGGTGTTATAAATTACATTAATATATGCATTGAACTGTGTGAGCATACCGGTGACATCGATATCGGCGCCTTCATGGATTAGGAACTGCGCAACATCTTCATACCCTTTGGCAGCTGCGAGATGCTGTGAAAACGATAGTGCTTACATCATACATACATTATTCATTATGAAATGCACAACATTAGAGAttatatttatttttgaaaagggGAAGACCGTCATCTGCATCGACTGATGTATGTAACCTCACAATCTGGATTATATGAGAACTTCAAAACCATTACTAAAGGTTCATACCAAAGGAGATCGTCTATCATAATCAGTGTTCTTTGGATCGGCTCCTGCTCGTATTAAACTCTTCAGCTGATGAAGGTCCCCGTAAAAGGCGGCGCTAATTACTCTTAATGTCAGCTCTGCCTCTTGCTTACCTATATGAAATGTGATATCTGATTCTAGTAGTTTGACACGCCCACCGCATTCATTATTCTGCAGTTAGAGGAAGcacatcaagaaaaagaaataataTCCTTCAATCGTGAAATTTGGTGAAGTAACAACTATCTTGCTGATTGTATATGTTGTCTTGTGTACCTCGGTGAGGTTGCTCAAGACTTTTCTTCCATCAATGAAATAGATCTCCAATATGTTTGTGAAGGACTGCTTATCAAGACGCAAGAGCCTGCAAAGTTCACAAACACGAACACTGTACGGTTGTGGAATATTGCAAATTATAGCGATTTCTCCAATAGAGCACCCAGGTTCTAGCATCAAAATAGTCTCTTCTTGACCATCTTCACCAATGCCAACACTTTCCTGGATGTTAAAGAAACATGCCACAAAGGGTTTTACAATGTGCATTACTTTAATTTGTAAGGTGCACAATACGAAACTCATATGACTACCCACTACCCAGAAACAAAAATTATTAAGCAATAATCCCTAGGCTTGAACTCACCAGTGCACCATGACAGACAAAGTATATCTGATCAACTGCACTTCCTTGTTCCAAAATGACCTCTCCTGGTAGGAAGAATTCTTCTTGCAGCCGGATCACCTGCCAAGCGAAAGAACGTGATGATAAATATTGAACAATCTGTTGATATGCATAGATCAATATATACAGTTCGACACAAGAATAGAAGAGTACATACAATCTGTTGAATGAATTCCGGTGAGCATCCTTTGAATAGAGGAGTACTATCAATGTATTGCTTGTACAGTGTTTCAGAAATCTGCAAATATAATATAAGTTGTAGTTCATGAGTCAGGTAGTCAATTGATATGCAAAGACACAGAAACTTATGCAGAATTGGTACTGAAATCTAAAAGTTTCTGAAAAGAAGTTCTTTAAACATAACTCATCACCTTTGCACGAATAGAAATTGGGATGTCCCGAAGAACAGAAGCTTCGGTGTAGCTGCTCTCATACTGCAACCTTAAATGCCCCTTGATTTGTTCTCTTATGTCCCTCCCAAGTTTATTTCTGTTCATATACCTGATAACTTCTTTCATTTTGTCCCTAAATCTCTCAGTTCTCGATCCTTTGACAATAAGTGCAGTCATGTTACCGATGAGATAAGCTCCAAGAATCATGTCAAATGAAACATAGATCATGACAAATATCATTTCCCTGACATTTACAGCATGAATGTCACCATACCCTGCAGAGGGAAAACGTCTTAGTATTTTAGGATACGGGAACATTTATACGTCTATGGACATGgagatgcaatggcaagaactttGAGTTTACGATGACATCACGAGTCAGAACTTACCAACAGTTGCCATGGTGACGATAGCAAAGTAGAATGATGTCGTATAAAGCTTGACAAGATCAAGCTCCCTGAAATTATCATAACTGTAATCTCCTAACCTCAAACTCCCTATCCATGTATAACCTTCCATTGATTCAGGCACCGTTGTGGCTAGGTAATAGAAGATACAGGCTGCTATGTGTGTACAGTAGAGCTCCACAACTATAAGTTTCACTATCCTTGTGAACAGATAATTCACACGAATGTCCTTCTCCAAATCATGAAAGAATTCTGCGATCTTCAAAGATCTTGTTAAGCGAATCCACAAGAGGTATCTTATTTCCTCTTTACTGCCACATGCCTGTAATGGAGATCAACATAATAGGCAAACAATCGAAATGTTAACCACAGAATAAGCTCCACACCATATATTAACCAGTGAGATTCAAATCGTTAGCCAAAGGGTAACCTTGTAGATAGCATCCCATGGGAAGCAaccaaggagatcgaaaataaaACTTGATTTGCAATACCTGGATTCAAAGGTAAAAAAAACAGCGGTTGAAATTTATGTTCAATTATTTGGAGAACATGTTTCAGAAAGTACAGTTGCCTAAATAGGAGCCCTCTTGTACGAGTGCAAGAATAGAAGCTTTTTTCTTCTCTCATGAAGGAAATGTGCAATCATTTCAGCAACATCCAAAAAACTGAGATTTGCAACACATTACTCTTCAGATCCCCGTTTTAATGATTCTGATGATTTATACAGGATGGCGTGCAAACATAGGAGCATCAAGAAAGATGCAAATGTAGTGTAACACAGGGCAAGTTCCCATTTAATATAGTTCAAAACTATTCAGTCATTAGATGAGAAATGTTACCTGAGAGCAATAGAGCTCGGATTGCATACGATGCGGTACGTGTCGGGGTCGCGGTAGGCCACAAAAAACTTGAGAACAATATCAATAAGGAAGCCAATCTGACCAACTATGTCCAGGACGAATAGCCTCGGAGGGAGTCCCCTGAAGAAGCCAAATTCGAAGGGCGTAGCGAAGGAGCTGTACACTGCCCAAACCAATATGAACTTGGTCCATAACTGATACAACCTGCAGGAACAACATCCCCAAACAGAGAGTAGATTAAGTAGCATGGATGAATAATAAGCCATCAACTTTCAGTACATGCCAATTCACAATTTTTCGTATTGATCCCTTGAAGTAGAAACTTAAAAACCAGTTAAGTAGCCTGCTGAATTACAAGTTTCAGAACCATTAGCTTCATAATATTGCGACTGCATCCTTGCTGAAATGCATAGTGTCAACAACTCTTTTAATCATGTGCGATCAGTGATAAAACAAATACACTGTAGTCTATAGACATCAACCACGTAATTAAGTTGGTTTTCAAAAGATTCCCCACATGACCGAACTgtccaaaaaaaaattaatacTCCAGCTTAATTTAGGCCATTCAAACTATCAAAGTAGCGCAGTCTCTATCGATCTAGCAAAGTCAGCGAAGCAACAAGAAGGAATTTCGGGGAGCATGACGTTATCAAAATCATCACAAGTATCCGTACATCTGGTTGGCCTAGAAGAGGGAGGTTAGCTATGCAAGTTGCTTATCTGTCATAATTTGATAAGCAGAGACATCTCCACATTGTAATATATTGTTTGGAAAGCTGGTAGTAATAGCTACTTGTGCATGTAGGCAGTTCAAAAAATCTAAATCCTCTCCATCACGCATGTTTGACTTAAAAATAGTACAGTAAAACATATGTGCTACCTCCAGTTTTACATTACTCCCTTCGCGCTATATTGAGCATACATACCACAAGTGGAAGGCATACAATGTTTTGATGCTGCCTGGAGACAACAAAAGAAAGCAAGGGAAAAAAGGGAGGTAAAGAGACGAGAGTCACGTTAGAGCAAAGATTCAGAAACGGTACTCTGAACCTGAATGAACAGTACATTACATAAAAATCTTACTTCCCTTTCTATGAAAGTTGTCTTAATTGtgtttaaatttggatgtatctagctaTTGTTTAGTGCCTAGATACATTTTTTGATAAAGTTTAGACATGTTTAATGGAGTATATCCAATCACGATGGCAAAGCGATCTTGTTTAGTGATTTTCATGTTAAAAACAAAAATCTTGTATGAAACTACAAGAAAGAGGAACACCTGTATCATATTGTGCAAAGGGCAGGTAGAAAAATCTAATATGCAGTGAGGATAAAGAGACCTATAGGCTGTATCTCTACGAATTATATTTGTTCAATAGACTTGTGCAATGGCAATAATAAGATGGTAAGAAACAAGTtagatagaaaaaataaaaaagaatcaTTTTTTTGGAAAACAATTATGCATGTAGGTAGTAGATGCATGGGCATGTAAAATCTAAAACCTAAACACAAAAGTATGTAacttggaaaaaataaaaaattacctTACATActactttttttcgataaaggacgctttattactttaaaaaagcaattacacccggcttctgcataaccaggatgcacacaaccgtttatACGTCTCTAGTCGAAAGACTGGAAAAACGATAACAAGGTGTaatacatatcgaagcgatgaatTATAGAATCATGGGATCAGGGGTACCCACCCTCATTCACTTCTTTCCCAGAGTCACGAAACAGGTATGTTTACGACAGAACATTTCACACCCTAATGATTTTCAAACAACCATTTTAAGTTCACTGTGATAGCAGAAGACATCAATTTATTCACTGCGGCCAACAATCCCTAGACTCTGAAGTCTGAGCATGCTACGTCACTGTGCTGCCACATCTTTTTTTTCCTATCCGAGCAGGCGCAACTAGCAGACTTGAAAGAAAAATGTGCTGTGTTTCGTTTTGTAATTCTGGTTCTGTTTAGTTGCAGAAAAAGCTAGCAAAGCTATCGGCatttatttttttcgaaatggagtgtATCTCCAGCATCTGCATCGATAGACGCATGAAGTCTTTTTTACTCGCAAAGCTGTCAGATAGGAGCGGAGCCGATCAATTTTCCTCAACATGCAGCGGCCCAGCGTGAAGCGCCGACGAGCAGAGGGAGTTTCAAGCACGTACGGGTGGATGATATGGCCGTGGATGAAGCCTTCCGCTCCGTCGACGGCGCCACGGAGGCGTGGCCGGAAGATCGCCAGGCGGCTGTTCCGAGACGACTCGAGCCGGTCGTTCACCACGTCCACCTCgtactcctcctccacttcctcgtCCACGCTCCTCTTCGACCCCAGCCTGCCCATCGGCGGCAGCGAaaggttgtggtggtggtggtagagagtAGAGACGGAGCTTgggttttgaagttattcttgaacTGGGTCTGTGTTACGGCCCCGGCACGAGGATGGAGCAACGCGACGGGGTTATCTATAGAGGGGAAGAACACTGCCTGACTGAGCGGGAGATGGAGCAGGTCTACTCACGCTTACTACGGGCCACGGCGTTCAGGGTTCCGTTCCTGGTTGCCCGGGGAGGGACAAGGCACAATGTTCCATTCCCTGATCGAGATTCCTGTTTGACGAGCCGGGGGAGATTCCACTCCTCGAATCTCAAACATCTGGAGGAAATAAACGGTGGACATCGATCGGAATGTGATGGCTGGACGTATAATTATTAATTTAGATTTTATGTGTTACATCATGATTTGTGTGGTTCTAAACAATACTTTTTAGAGATAAAAATAGCAAGAAGCATCGTGGCTGTAAACAATACGTACATTTTAGAGATAAAAATAGCAAGAAGCTACGACAGATTGATatgacattttttttatttttgaactaGCTAGTTGTCCCAATTGCACGGGAAGCGTACTGTTAATCATGTTTATTTTATTGGCAACTATCGCACCGCCTTCGATCGAGCAACAACACTCCATGGACCACCTTCGATCGAGCAATAACGCTTGATGCGGTCGGAAGAGATGATGCCTTCGATCGACCAACAAAAAGGTCCTCTACAAGATCAAAACCACCATCTTCAATGGGACTGACGCCCATGGGATTGGCGACTACCAAAACTCGCCAAGTTTTGAAACATTAACGAGGGTCCTACTAAGACTTGCGGCTCTCTGGTCTATGGACCATAAAACTGCTCACAGCGTGTCAGAGTAGCATTCATTAATGTGAGTATGTGACAGTGCTAAACTAGATTTAAAACATAAACATAACAAAGCTACGATAAATCTAAGACAAAACTACAACACAAATGTCAGTGTAAATCTAAACTAAATTAGaatatttttttagataaaagggaatatattaatatcaaaagataccaattacacccagtttatgcaacaacgccccaccctaatggcagtacagaTGCATGCAACCGAAAAAaattaaagaaaactaagaaataaaagtcccgctacagcattctagacctagcaacagcaatacaaccaccaccgtgacaacacctgaagtacagactctccaaaagcgacgcctccaagaagggaatagtgcACCAGCGCCAtcatcgcccgaccaaaggtcttaggttttcaccctgaagatagtccccactctcaaaacaatgtctccaacaagaacattgccaggcacaaccagtcaaggctagaccttggattttcaccatgagaggtaagactctgaacttctcctatgCTGccgccccacatgcataccactactgcagagcccggaacgccaagcagatccctcggCATCACGGATACTCGAACCTCcattagccagtccaccaatccggccttcatgatattccttcttctgacttcaccatggaccaaaatgtcatctgatgtcaacacagaatagagcttcgcgccgctccctccggaaccaaacggtcggaataaaaacattggtgcgcgcgaccgaataccacccgatccagcaaactgcagtcaaaagatgcactgttccattcgccagcggagctttccgaaactcatctctccagccagatcaaagcaaactgacctccaGAAGATCTGCATCCTCGCATGCGAGAAACCCggggaccgccaccaaaaacaaagcaagatcagcAGCCCCG contains the following coding sequences:
- the LOC124708149 gene encoding potassium channel KOR1-like is translated as MGRLGSKRSVDEEVEEEYEVDVVNDRLYQLWTKFILVWAVYSSFATPFEFGFFRGLPPRLFVLDIVGQIGFLIDIVLKFFVAYRDPDTYRIVCNPSSIALRYCKSSFIFDLLGCFPWDAIYKACGSKEEIRYLLWIRLTRSLKIAEFFHDLEKDIRVNYLFTRIVKLIVVELYCTHIAACIFYYLATTVPESMEGYTWIGSLRLGDYSYDNFRELDLVKLYTTSFYFAIVTMATVGYGDIHAVNVREMIFVMIYVSFDMILGAYLIGNMTALIVKGSRTERFRDKMKEVIRYMNRNKLGRDIREQIKGHLRLQYESSYTEASVLRDIPISIRAKISETLYKQYIDSTPLFKGCSPEFIQQIVIRLQEEFFLPGEVILEQGSAVDQIYFVCHGALESVGIGEDGQEETILMLEPGCSIGEIAIICNIPQPYSVRVCELCRLLRLDKQSFTNILEIYFIDGRKVLSNLTENNECGGRVKLLESDITFHIGKQEAELTLRVISAAFYGDLHQLKSLIRAGADPKNTDYDRRSPLHLAAAKGYEDVAQFLIHEGADIDVTDKFGNTPLLEAVKQGHDRVATLLFSQGAKLNLENCGSHLCMAVSKGDSDFVRRALAYGADPDSKDYDHRTPLHIAAAEGLYMMAKMLVDAGASVFTTDRWGTTPLDEGRKYGRRPLMMLLEQAKSDELSKFPARGDEDGARVQDVDMVYDGQKLYLIGVNGEGQS